Sequence from the Candidatus Equadaptatus faecalis genome:
TGCCGGAGGTCATACCGCATTCTTCCCACTGTTCCGCGGGCGAAGCATGCGATATAAAACGGTCGGGAACACCGACGCTGATTATTTTGCAGTTTAACAAGTTCTGCGAAACAAGCGCCGCGATTTCTTCACCGATTCCGCCTTTAAGCGAAGCGTCCTCAGCCGTAACAGCCAAACTGTGTTTTTTAAGCTGTTCAAGCAGACCTTCCCTGTCAAGCGGCTTTATAAAACGCAGATCAACTATCGTCGCATATCTGCCGTCTGCCTTCAGTTTTTCAGCTGTTTCAAGCATAAGAGGCAGAGTGGCACCGGCTGCAATCAGCAATATATCCTTTCCTTCTCTGATCAGCTGCAATTTTCCCCATTCAGCAGATGTCTTTTCAAAATCAAAAGCCGGAACGTTTCCGCGCGGATAGCGTACCGCCATAGGAATTTTTCTCTCCGCCCAACCGTCTATCATAAATTTCAGTTCTTTTTCGTCCCTCGGTGCGGCTATCGTCATATTCGGCAGCGCTTTGAGCCACGCAATGTCAAAAAGTCCGTGGTGAGTTTCACCGTCGTTTCCGACAAGCCCGCTTCTGTCAATGCAGAGCAGCACTGGCAGTTTCGGAAGGCAAATATCGTGCATAACCTGATCGGCGGCACGCTGCAGGAAGGTTGAATAAATGCACACGGCAGGCTTCATTCCGCCGGCGGCAAGTCCCGCCGCGTAAACAAGGGTGTGTTCTTCGGCTATGCCTGTATCTATGAAGCGTTCCGGATATTTTTCGGCGAACTCTCCAAGCTTTGTCCCGTCCTTCATAGCCGCCGTCAAGGCAAAAATTTTGTCGTCTTTTTCAGCCAGTCCCGTCAGGCAGTCCGCCGCCGCTTTGCCCCATGCAAGCTTCCCGCTGCCTTGCGGTATCTGCAGGGAGGAATTTGCGCCTACCCCGTGGAAATAAGACGGATTTTCTTCCGTTTCTTTAAAGCCCTTGCCTTTTTTCGTTATAACGTGGATAACGAGCGATTTGTCATACTGTTTGGCAAGTTCAAACACCTTCGCAAGTTCTTCGGCGTTATGTCCGTCAAAAGGTCCCCAGTAGCTTATGCCGAACTGCTCGAATATATTTGCAGGAAGAACAATCGCTTTAAGTTTGTTTTTCCAGTTTTCAAGTGCGGGTCTGAAACCGCTGTTTTCGCTTTTCTTCTTGACAAACGCCTTGAATTTTTTGTAGGTACTGTTCACCGCAAGCTGCGCCAGATGGTTGGCGGCTCCTCCGACGCGTCTGTCTATTGACATTCTGTTGTCATTCAAAACGATAATAACCTTGGAGTTATTCGGCTCCATGTTATTGAGCGCTTCAAAAGAAACTCCGTTCAGCAGAGAGCCGTCGCCTATAACGGCAACGACGTGATGATTTTCTCCTCTGAGATCGCGTGCTTTTGCATAGCCCATTGCGGCTGAAACCGACGTGCTGCTGTGTCCTGTTGTGAACGCGTCGTATCGGCTTTCGTCCAGTCTGGGAAAGCCTGCCATACCGCCCTTTTGGCGCAGCGTGGCAAAGCGTTCCACGCCCTGCGTAAGAATTTTGTAGGCGTAACTCTGGTGCCCGACGTCAAACAGTATTTTGTCCTTATCAGGGTCAAACGCCTTAAGCAGAGCAGCGTTAATTTCCACCGCACCGAGCGAAGAGGCAAGATGTCCGCCATTTTTCAGCGTTACGTCAAGTATAAGAGTCCTAAGCCTGCGGCACAGTTCCTTAAGCCCATTTCCGTCAAGCTTTTTTACTTCTTTATAACTGCATACAGTATCAAGCTGTTCCATAATTTATTTAGTTCTTTCAAGAAGTGCCATCGGCAGCTGTGCAAGAAAACTTTCCTCACCGAGCAGTTCAGAAATAACAGCTTTTGCCGCTTCTGACTCCTCCTTTGCGAATTCCTTTGCTTTCTCCAGCCCGTAGGCTGTAACGTAATTTATTTTTCCCTGCTCCGCGTCCTTGCCCGGCGTTTTGCCAAGCTGTTCGGCGGTAGTGGTAACGTCCAGAATATCGTCTATAATCTGAAACGCCGCTCCGAGATGCTTACCGTATTCCTCAAAAATCAGAAGCGTTTTCCCGTCATCGGTACCGAGAGCTGCGCCGCTCATAAGAGCCGCTTTTATAAGTTCTCCGGTTTTAAGCGCTGCAACCTTGCGAACGTAATCCGGCTCCTTTTCGGCAAGCGCCGAATCCATGTCAAGCACCTGCCCGCCGCAGACGCCGGACGGTCCAAAAGCTTCGGTAAATATGCGGACAGCGTTGAGCAGCCTGTCTGAGCTCACTCCGGAAGTGTACACCAAAGGATAGGCTATCGACTCGACCATAAGCGCGTCGCCGGCAAGAATGGCAAGAGTTTCGCCGAATTTTGCGTGATTTGACGGTTTTCCGCGGCGCATATCGTCATCGTCCATGCAAGGCAGATCATCATGAATAAGCGAAGCTGTATGGGTCATTTCATAGCCGAGAGCCATCGGCATTGCCTGTTCCTTTGTGCAGCCGCAGGCCTCTGCAGCCGCCAGGCAGAGCACGGGGCGCAGTCTTTTGCCTCCGGCCGTGAGAGAATACTCCATAGACTCGAAAAGCTTTTCAGGAACACGGCTGGCGCGCGTTTCGGCAGTTTTTTCTATATATTGGTCAACATAATCGGCATAGGCTTTAAATTCAGCCATAACCTGCTGAAAATCCATAAGCAGTTATTCCTCCCCGTCCCTTACTGAATCGCTCAGTTCAGTTACCTTCTGTTTGGCATTTTCCAGAAATTCCTTGCACTCTTTAATGACACCGACTGCTTTCTCAAAATCTCCGAGAGCTTCCTCAACTGTCGTTTCATGTTTCTCAATTTTGCCGAGAAGCTCCTCAATTTTTTCAAGATTTTTGGTAAAATTCATTTTTTTTGCTCCTTTGCTATTGCAAAATTTTATTTGTATGCTACAATGCCTAAGTTAATGCTGAAGTTCCAAGGAGGGACCACACGATGTCGAAATACTGTGATTGCTGCGGACGCGGCCCTGTAACGGGCAACGCAGTCAGCCATTCAAACCGCCACACAAGACGCCGCTGGCTTATTAACATTCAGACCGTACGCGTCAACGTCGGAGGCGGAGAGACCCGCAAACTCCACATCTGCACAAAATGTCTCAGATCCGGTATAGTTCAGAGAGCCGTTAAATAACGGCTCTTTTCTTTTACCGTTATTTTCCGAGTATTTCATCAAGACGCTCCTGAGCTTCTGTCTCGTCCACAAGAATATCTCTTGCCTTAGAACCTTCTTGTTTCCCAACTATTCCAAGTGTCTGCATCATATCAATAAGTCTTGACGCGCGCGAAAACCCAACACCTAATCTTCTCTGTAAATTACTGGCGGAAGCTATTCCTGTTGTAAGCACACATTCGACTGCTTTTTCTAATTTATCATCCACTTTATCATCCAATTCTTCGTCATTTCCAAATCCAGAATCACTTTGTTTTTCTATGTCTTCAAAGAACACTGGGTCGCCGAACAGATTATTCATGTACTGCAGCCAGTTCTCAAGAATATCGTCTGCAATCCACGGGGACTGTATACGCACGGGCTTCGGGTTCTTCGTGGAAAGGAATAGCATATCTCCCTTGCCGAGCAGTTTTTCGGCTCCTACTCCGTCGATTATCGTGCGGGAGTCAATTCCGGTTGCAACGGAGAACGCCACTCGTGCAGGAATATTCGCCTTGATAAGTCCGGTTATTACGTTCACGGACGGACGCTGCGTGGCAAGAATGAGGTGTATGCCGGCAGCCCTTGCCTTCTGCGCAAGCCGTACAATGTAATCTTCAACCTCTTTCGAAGCTGTCATCATAAGGTCGGCAAGTTCGTCAACGATAATTACTATATGAGGTTTTCTATCCTTCGGCAGCAGATTTGGACGCGCGTTAAAGGCTTCAAGATTGCGCACCCTTGCGCTCTCAAAGTCGCTGAAACGGCGTTCCATTTCGTTGACAGCCCACGCAAGCGTATGAACAGCCTTTTTGGGGCTTGCGACAGGCGGCGTGAGCAGATGCGGAAGATTGTCGTACACCGCAAACTCAACGCGTTTCGGGTCAACAAGAATAAGCCTCAGCTCGTCAGGAGTGCAGTGAGAACAGAGACCGACTATGCAGGAATTTATAAAGACAGACTTGCCGGAGCCGGTAGTACCGGCTACAAGCAGATGAGGCAGCGTTTCAAGCCCTATTACCGTTGTTTCTCCGCTGACGGTTACGCCGAAAGGCATAGGCAGGGCACATTTTGTTCTTCTGTAAGAATCGTCCTCTATCATGGTACGCATTGGAATGCCCCTGCGGTGCGGGTTCGGAATTTCAATGCCGACATACGACGTCCCTGGCACCGGCGTTTCTATGCGTATCGAAGGAACGGCAAGGGCAAGAGCTATATCGTTTGAAAGAGTTGCAACCTTTGAAGTGCGTATGCCCGAACCGAGCGTTATCCTGAACTGAATAACCGTCGGACCGACAAGTATATCTGCTAACTCTGCCTGAACACCGAATTCGTCAAGCGCCTTTATCATCTTTTCACCGAGCGGCATGCAGCGCTCAGGCTTCAGTTCGTTGTCATGCGTTTCCTCAGGACCGAAAATTTCGGGCGGAGGCGGGAAAATTCCTTCTTCAGCTGCCTGTAAAGCTCCCAAATCGAAATTCGGATCCTGCACCTCTGCGGTATTTTCTTTTTTCCTGCGTGTGCGTTTCGGCTTAATTTCGTCCTTTAGCACAAGTTCTTCGTCAAACGGCTCCTCTATTGCGGCTTTTGTGCCGTCATTCTCATCAGCATTTTTCTCTTCTTTTTTGTTGCGGCTGGAAAGTTTCGTCCATACAAACACAGCACAGTTTTTAATGCAGCCGTTAATCGGCAGTCCGTAGAGCAGAAACACTATATACATGCATACGGCACCTGCAAGAAGAGTCCCGAAAGCTCCGAGCGTACCGAACGCTTTTTCTGCGATAAAGCGGCCGGCTTTCCCTGCTCTGAGGCAGTGTACCGTGCTTTCTCCGTCCGTAAGTTCCTTTATGCCCAAAACAGCTGAGGCAGCCAAATAAAGCAGAAGCGTTGCCGCCGTTTGTCTGACAAAATTTGGAACTTCTTTTGAAAAAATACGGCAGATGCAGACGTACACGGCAAAACAGAGCGGAATTACGAGCGCGCCTCCTGCGTAACCGGTCAGGAAATCAGCTGTTTTCGTTCCAAAAGTCCCCGTTTTGTCCGTACAGAATGAAACCAGCACGAAAAGCGACAACACAAGAAACAGCGCTGTCAGGATTTTTTCCGCCGCCTTTTTCTGCAAACTGTAATCTTTCTGTCTGCCGTTTGTGTTTTTCAGCATTAAACTTCTCTTCCTCCTACGGTTATTCCTTTGACAACCATCGACGGCTGACCGTCAGTTACGGGCACACTCTGCCCCGATTTTCCGCAGATACCCGGATCCATGACAAGATTATCGCCGAGTGCGCAGATATTTTTCAGCACCTCAGGACCGTTGCCCGTAAGTGTTGCGCCCTTTACCGGCTCTTTTATTTTACCACCTCTTATTATATACGCTTCTGCGACATAAAACACAAAATCTCCCGTTGTCGGGTTAACTTCCCCGCCGCCCATTTTTTTGACGTAAAGTCCGTTCCGTGCAATATCGCACATCTCTTCAACGCTTTTGTGCGCACCGGGCAGAAGGAACGTATTGCTCATTCTCGGAATAGGGAGTTTCCTGTACGACTGGCGTCTTCCGTTTCCAGTGGCAGGATAGCCGTAAAGCGAAGCGGAAAGTCTGTCAGTAAGATACCCCTTCAAAATACCGTTCTCAATCAGCAGCGTCGAGGAAGCCTTTGTTCCCTCGTCATCAAATTCGTAGCTGCCGTACAAACCACAGATTGTCGGATCGTCAACCATCGTCACAAGCTCCGACGCAACTCTCTGTCCGAGCCGTCCCTTGAAAACTGATGAATCCTTTTCAACTATATCCGCCTCAAGCCCGTGTCCGCACGCCTCGTGAATAATCGTTCCCCCTGCTTCCCCGGCAAGAAAAACGTTCATTTTTCCGGCAGGGCACGGCTTCGCTTCAAGCATAAGCATGGCGCGGTCAAAAGCCGCGTCCGCTATATCTTTCGCGGCTGCCCCTTCCCAGAAAGCGGAAGGTTCAAGCGTCATGCAGCGCCGCTCGGAGGCGGTCTGCAGCTGCCCGTCCTTTTCAGCGACTATCTGCGCGGCAAAAGAGGTATATTTTCTGCTGCAGCTTTTCCGCAGACCGTCAGGACCGATTATAAGAATATCCTTGTCCGACTGCGAAAAGCGGAAACTTATCTGCTGTATTGCGGGCGAACGCCTGCGAAGCTCGGCGTCAATATCGTGAAGAAAATCAACGGGATATTTATCCGCCGGTACGTTCTTTTCAAGCAGCTTTTCATTTCCGCCGTCATACGTTGTACCGCATATTTCCGACGGCTCCAGCGCGGCATTAAGCGCCTCCGCGGCTGACAAAGACGAAACTCCGGTACGGTGCGCGAAAAAACTTTTGCCGTCGGTCACAATCCTTGCGCCCGTTCCTTCGGTGACCACAGAAGACAGCTCCGCAATTTTTTTATCCTCGTAGCGCACGGAATGGGCAACTGAAGACTGCAGATACAAATCGCAGTACTGTGCGCCTTTTCCCGTTATCTCGTCAGTAATATCGTTAAAATGGTCAGTCATTACAGTTCCTCAACCGAATCAATCGTAATATTCATTCCCTCAGCCTGCAGACCTCCGACAAACGATCTAACCTCGTCAAGCAGATTGGCAGGGGTAATAATTGCAGCCTTACCGTGAGCCGCGTCGTCCGTCTGCATAAAACCGAGACCGTCGCAGGCGTCAAGATTCCAGCTTGCGTAATAAATATCCCTTGAGTCCATCGTCAGATGAACCTTCGCGACGGGAATTGTCATCTTTTGATGCCTCTCTGCTTCTTCAAATGCTCGTCGTAGCTCTTGCTGAAAAGATGCCTGCCGTTTCCGTCAGCGACAAAATAAAGATACTCAGTATCTCCTGCGCCGCACACCGCGAGCCAGCAGTCCGCGGAAGGCACGTTGATCGGCCCCGGCGGAAGCCCGTCCTTTCTGTACGTATTGTACGGACAGTCTATATTTAAATCAGCATACGTAAGCCGTGATTTTTTAACTCCCTTAAATTCCTTCCAGCAGTAAATAACCGTTGCACAGGACTGCAGTCTCATCGGAACCTTAAGCCGCTTCAGGAAAATCTCCGCAAGCGGTTTTCTGTCTTCCTTCACGCGTGCTTCACCCTCTACGATTGAAGCCATAATTCCCGTTTCAAACAGACATTTCGCATTAAACTTTTCAGCCGGAATCGTTTTGCCGACTTTTTCAAACCAAAGCTTTGAAGCAAAAGCTGTAAGCTGCTGCTCAATTTTTTCGTTCGGAACAAGGAAATAACTCTCAGGCAGAAGAAACACTGACCTTGCCGATACGTCCTTCGGCAGAAGCGGCCTGAGTTCCTCCGGAAAATTGTCCGCATCCGCAAGCTCGCTCTTAAGCCTTTCAAGGCTCAAACCATTGCTTTCGGCGATTTCTGCAAGAGTTTTGCCCGGAATAATCGAAACGGCGCAGAATTCGGGTCTTGCGTTTTTAAGCTGTTTTGATACAGTGAAGACGCTTCCAGGCACTATCCTGCACATGCCCGGCCGAATTGTCTTATCGCTGCCGCTGAGCGCAAGCCACACGCGCATAGGCTTTTCAAAAAGGATAACGTCCTTCTGCTTCAGTGTGTGAACAAGCGACTGCGTGCTGCATCCTTTGCGCACGTTCACGGAAACAGGCTTAAGCTCCGCCCTGTAAAGCTGCGGGTAAGTCTGCGGAATATACCGGCACAGCGCAAAAAGGAAAAACAGCGCCGCCGCGTAAATCAGCACCTCAAGTCTTTTCATGGCCCATATCCTTTCAAAATCTGCAATAATTATACATTGATTTTACAAATGGCGAAATACGATTATAATTTACTGACTGATTTAATTTGCACGCGCGGCATCTGCGCTGCGCCCCGAATTTTAACAGGACACGACAAAATCCGGAGTGAACGGCATGACTGAAAAGAAATTCAAAATACTCGTAACGGAAAAAGTAGGACAGTCCGGGCTTGACCTTCTCAAAGAAGCACCGGACGTTGACCTTGAAATCAACATGACACTGACACACGGGCAGCTTCTTGAAAAACTCGCGGACATAGACGGAATACTCACACGCAGCGGAACTTCAATGGGCACGAAAGAAATTGAGGCCGCCCCGAAGCTTAAAGTCATCGGCAGGGCAGGCGTAGGCGTTGACAACATTAACATACCTGAAGCCACGCGGCGCGGAATTATAGTCGTCAACGCCCCCACCGGCAACACCCTTGCCGCCACGGAACTGACAATGGCGAACATGCTCGGAATGATACGCAAAGTTCCGCAGGCACACAACTCAATCCACAAAGGCGAATGGAAACGCAGTCTCTTTACCGGAATGCAGCTTAACGGCAAAAAACTTCTGATAATCGGACTCGGCAGAATAGGCTCACAGATTGCAAAACGCTGCCGCGCATTCGGAATGGACGTCTATGCCTACGACCCGTACATCTCAAACATAAAAGCGGAATCGCTTAAAGTAACTCTGCTCAAAGACCTTTCGGAGGCGGTTTCGCTTGCCGACGTCGTCACCATACACACGCCGCTCAACGCTGAAACGAAAAACATGTTCAGCCGTGAAATGCTTGCGAAACTCAAGCAGGGCGCATACCTCATAAACTGCGCACGCGGCGGAATTGTTGATGAAAAAGCGGTCACGGACGCGGTCAGGGAAGGACACATAGCCGGATTTGCAACTGACGTCTACGCGAAAGAACCGCTCACGCCTGACCACCCGTTCCTTGCGGAAAATATAGCTGACAAGGTTGTCGTAACGCCTCACATAGGGGCAAACACCTTTGAAGCTCAGCTTGAAGTATCAAAAATAGCCGCTGAAAATATGCTCGCCGTACTCAGAGGCAAGCCGTATCTCTACGCGGTCAACCTGCCGTTTATGATACAGAACCTCAGCGACGACCAGAAAAAATATCTTGAACTGTCCGAAAAAATCGGAAAACTCGCCGCGAAACTCGCGGAAGCCTATAAAAGCGGAGTGCGCGGGCTCGACATCACATACAGGGGCAGCGTATTCGGCGATGACACGCCGCTCGGACCGAACCAGTACCGCCCCTACACGATAGCAATGCTCAAGGGACTGCTTGAAGTCAGTCAGGGAGAAGAAACATCCTACATGCTCGCCCCGATATCCGCAAAAGACAGAGGAATAGACATCAGCGAACAGTTCGGCGAACACAAAACCTACAACAACCTCGTTGAAGTCATGCTCGAAACTGAAAAAACGACACTTCGCATTGCAGGTACGATAACCGAAGAAGGCCGTCAGAGAATAGTGCGCGTCAACGACGACTGGATTGACTTTGTACCTGAAGAACAGCTTATTCTCTTCAGAAACAACGACAAACCGGGCGTTATCGGAAAAGTCGGAAGCATACTCGGTGAAAACGGCATTAACATAGCAAGCTTCGCCCTCGGCAGAAAAGCATCGCACGACGGATATGCCTTTGCAGCAGTTCAGGTTGACGGAGAAATAGACGAAATGCTTATGACCAAACTGCGCACCGTTGAAAATATGATATGGGTCGTTGCTGTTGACCTCAGAGAACAGATATAGTAATTCAACTCAAATAAATTCGGGAACGCTTCGGCATCCCCTTTAATTTGGTTTGCATTGCGTTCCGTTATCTCGCAAAAAGTCCGAAAATTATATAAGCGATGACAGCGTTCACGAGCATACTGTCAAAACGGTCAAGCATTCCGCCGTGTCCGGGAATAAGGTTTCCCGAATCCTTGACTCCGGCTTCTCTTTTGAGAACAGATTCAGCAAGGTCTCCAGCCTGACCGAGCACTCCGCAAAACAGCCCGAGCGCAGTCATGTGCAGAAGCGGAAGCTTAAAGAGCAGAGCTCCGACAAACGCGCAAAGCATACAGGCAGCGGCGCCTCCGAAGCTTCCTTCCCATGTTTTTTTCGGGCTGACCTTGTCGCAGAGTTTGTGCTTTCCAAAACGCCTTCCGGTAAAATAGGCAAAAACGTCGCATGCCCAGGTGCAGAAGAAAAGCACCGCCACCAAAGCTTTGCCGTTTTCAGTGTCGCGCAGAAGCGCAAGATAGCACCACGGGAGAACAACGTAAGCACCTCCTCCGATAAAGTTGCCCGTGCTGCGCAGAGCCATGCTGTTTCCGGTTCTCTGCCTGTCCCAGACCTCGTCGAACAGCACCAAAATTACAAAAATGGATGCAAAAACAAGCAACAGACCACTTTCGCGTTTGAAAACAACCGCGTAAAGAACCGCTCCTGCAAGCAGAAACATCAGTATCGGGGAATATTTGTGATCTTTTGCCGTAAGTTTGTAAAATTCCCACAAAGAGACAAGAGCAGCTGCTGAACATATCACTGCCCAGAGTGGATTTCCGAGCCAAATGCCGCCCAAAACGGCGGTGACCACAAATATACTGCCGAAAACGCGCAGAGGTAAATCTGATTTTTTATTTTCCATAACGTCTGCTTCTTTCAAAATAACTGTCTATTGCCTTTTTCAGCTCTTCTTTGCCAAAATCAGGCCAAAGGGTGTCAGTAAAATAATATTCGCTGTATGCGCCCTCCCAGAGCCAGAAATTGCTCATTCTAAGTTCTCCGCTCGTGCGGACGAGAAGATCGGGGTCGGGAACGTCCGGAAGATACATCCGTTTGCAAAGGTCAGCTTCCGTTATTTCCGTAACGCCCTCTTTCAGCAGTCTGTTCAGCGCGTCGGTTATTTCCCTGCGCCCGCCGTAATTAAAACAGACAATCAGCTGAATTACGTCGTTGTCTTTCGTTTTTTCTTCTATATCTCGCAAAACCTCCGCCACTTCTGCCGGAACCCTGTCAGAAGCTCCTGCGAAACGAACTCTCACACCTTCTTTTATAAGCTCGCGCAGTTTAAGCTTTGCGTAGAGCTTGAACAGCCCCATAAGCTGAGAAACTTCTTCGGCGCTTCTGTTCCAGTTTTCGGTTGAAAAGGCGTAGACGGAAACGTACTGAACACCGAAGTCTTTTGCCGCGCGCAGCGTATTTTCAAGTGCCTTTACGCCGGCGTGCCCGCCCATAACTACGGGCAGTCCGCGCTTTTTTGCCCAGCGGCGGTTTCCGTCCATAATCAACCCGATATGCCGGATTGTATTTTCCATTTTTTCAGCCCCTTTATCCGAAGATTGTTTCGTCAAGCCTGCCGGTCTGTTTGTAACGCTCCCACTGACGTTTGACTTCCTGTATGTCCAGCCAGGTGAGGTGCTTCGGCCCGCCCTCTTTGGACGTGTTGTTGCGGAGCAGATAACTCGGGTGGAACATCGGCATAACAGCGGCGCCGTGCCATTCAAACCATCTTCCGCGCAGCTTTGTAATGCCCTCCGTCGTTTTGAGTATCCAGCGCAGCGGGGTGTTGCCGAGAAGAACTATAAGAGCAGGCTTCATAATCAAAATCTGCGTCTGCAGATGCCTGTCGCAGCACAGCATCTCTTCGGGCGTCGGAACCCTGTTTTCAGGCGGACGGCATTTTACAATGTTCGTGATAAACACGTCTTTTCTTTCTATGCCCGCTGCGGACAAAATCTGCGTAAGCAGCTGTCCCGCGCGTCCTACAAACGGAAGCCCCTGACTGTCTTCGTCAGCTCCGGGACCTTCGCCTATAAACAACAGGCTGCTCTTTCTGTCCCCGTCGCCGAAAACGACTTTGTTTCTTGTTTCGGAGAGAGGACAGGCCCTGCAGGCAAGCGTGCATTTCTTCGTCTCTTCCCAGAGAATTTCTGCCGCCTGCTCTCTTTCTTCATCCGTAAGTCCAAAAAGTTTTTCGCTCACAGCAAGACCTCCGCTACGGTTACGTTTATTTTTTTTATATCAATGCCGGTAAAATATCCCACACCGGACATTACACATTTCTTTACGGACTCAGCAACCTCAAGCAGCGTTTTGCTGCCGGCAAGCGCCGTTATTTCCATGTCTATTTCAACTCCGTCGTCATACGAGCTGATCGAAAGTTCCTTCACAGCCGCTGTCTGCTCCGTTTTCAGGGCGAGAAATTCCGCGAGCTGTTTTATTGCCCCAGGTTCAACGTGCATTTCCCCGCAAAAACTGAACGGCGGGTGTACTATTGTTTTTTCCGCTTCTTTTTCTTCCGTGCCGCCCCAGAAAACGCGCAGCTGCCCGACAAGTTTTCCGGAGAAATTTTTCCTCACAAGCGCCTGAGACACGGGAATTACGTGCTGTTTTTTCCCGTAGCGCTCTCTTCGCGCGGTTTCCATCTCTTCCTTTGTGGAAACGTCTTCTATGTGTATCGTGCGCGACGGCGCTTTCATACCGAGTTTTTTGAGAATTTTGCCTGCCATGGAATCAGAAGTAGCTATTACAAGAACCTTGCACGGCGAAGCTTCCCTGAAAAATTCGACGACCTCGTTTTTGTGGTTCTCAAAATCAAAAATTGCCCTGCGTATCGCGCTTACGCGGTTTAGCTCCGATTTTGCGCTTTTTCCGCAGACGATGCTGCCTTTGTGTATTACAAGCCCGTCGTCTATGATGTAATCAGCGCCGAGCAGCGACGCGACGTACTGCGCGCGCCTGCTTTTTCCCGTTCCTGCCGCCCCGCTGAAAACAAAGGTTTCTATACTGTCAAAAATTATTTCGTTTTCAGACATTCACTATTCTTCAATCAGTTTAATTTTCGCGCCGAGCGAGTTCAGTTTTCCGACGATGTCTTCGTAGCCGCGCCATACGTGGTCAAGATTGCCAACCTTTGTCTTTCCCTTTGCGGCAATACCGAGAAGAATCATAGCTGCCCCCGCGCGAAGGTCGGTTGCAAACATTTCTGTACCTTTAAGAGCGGAAACTCCCTCAATAACGGCAGTATTTTCCTGAACGGCTATTTTCGTACCGGCTTTGTTGAATTCAGGCACGTGCCTGAGCCTTGATTCAAAAATGATTTCCTGTATTACGCTGGTTCCCTCAGCTATTGACAACAAAGCCATAAACTGCGGCTGCGCGTCTGTCGGGAAGCCCGGATGGGGCATCGTTTTTATCGAAACGGCAGAAAGTTTTCCGGCGTATTCAGCAGTAATGCCGTACGGTTCAAGCGTAAGCTTTGCGCCCGCTTCTTCAAGCTTCTGCAGAGCTGCCGCAAGCAGCTGCGGTTCAATGCCTTCAACCTTTACCTTTCCGCCGCTGATAACGCCGCCGACAAGGTAAGTAGCCGCTTCTATGCGGTCAGGAACAACGGAAGCGCTTGAAGATTTCAGGAAACTCTGCCCCATTATGCGTACCGCAGACGTTCCGTCGCCGAAGACAGGAACTCCCATGCCGCG
This genomic interval carries:
- a CDS encoding 1-deoxy-D-xylulose-5-phosphate synthase — translated: MEQLDTVCSYKEVKKLDGNGLKELCRRLRTLILDVTLKNGGHLASSLGAVEINAALLKAFDPDKDKILFDVGHQSYAYKILTQGVERFATLRQKGGMAGFPRLDESRYDAFTTGHSSTSVSAAMGYAKARDLRGENHHVVAVIGDGSLLNGVSFEALNNMEPNNSKVIIVLNDNRMSIDRRVGGAANHLAQLAVNSTYKKFKAFVKKKSENSGFRPALENWKNKLKAIVLPANIFEQFGISYWGPFDGHNAEELAKVFELAKQYDKSLVIHVITKKGKGFKETEENPSYFHGVGANSSLQIPQGSGKLAWGKAAADCLTGLAEKDDKIFALTAAMKDGTKLGEFAEKYPERFIDTGIAEEHTLVYAAGLAAGGMKPAVCIYSTFLQRAADQVMHDICLPKLPVLLCIDRSGLVGNDGETHHGLFDIAWLKALPNMTIAAPRDEKELKFMIDGWAERKIPMAVRYPRGNVPAFDFEKTSAEWGKLQLIREGKDILLIAAGATLPLMLETAEKLKADGRYATIVDLRFIKPLDREGLLEQLKKHSLAVTAEDASLKGGIGEEIAALVSQNLLNCKIISVGVPDRFISHASPAEQWEECGMTSGSIIRLINES
- a CDS encoding polyprenyl synthetase family protein; translated protein: MDFQQVMAEFKAYADYVDQYIEKTAETRASRVPEKLFESMEYSLTAGGKRLRPVLCLAAAEACGCTKEQAMPMALGYEMTHTASLIHDDLPCMDDDDMRRGKPSNHAKFGETLAILAGDALMVESIAYPLVYTSGVSSDRLLNAVRIFTEAFGPSGVCGGQVLDMDSALAEKEPDYVRKVAALKTGELIKAALMSGAALGTDDGKTLLIFEEYGKHLGAAFQIIDDILDVTTTAEQLGKTPGKDAEQGKINYVTAYGLEKAKEFAKEESEAAKAVISELLGEESFLAQLPMALLERTK
- the xseB gene encoding exodeoxyribonuclease VII small subunit, producing MNFTKNLEKIEELLGKIEKHETTVEEALGDFEKAVGVIKECKEFLENAKQKVTELSDSVRDGEE
- a CDS encoding 50S ribosomal protein L28, giving the protein MSKYCDCCGRGPVTGNAVSHSNRHTRRRWLINIQTVRVNVGGGETRKLHICTKCLRSGIVQRAVK
- a CDS encoding DNA translocase FtsK, which translates into the protein MLKNTNGRQKDYSLQKKAAEKILTALFLVLSLFVLVSFCTDKTGTFGTKTADFLTGYAGGALVIPLCFAVYVCICRIFSKEVPNFVRQTAATLLLYLAASAVLGIKELTDGESTVHCLRAGKAGRFIAEKAFGTLGAFGTLLAGAVCMYIVFLLYGLPINGCIKNCAVFVWTKLSSRNKKEEKNADENDGTKAAIEEPFDEELVLKDEIKPKRTRRKKENTAEVQDPNFDLGALQAAEEGIFPPPPEIFGPEETHDNELKPERCMPLGEKMIKALDEFGVQAELADILVGPTVIQFRITLGSGIRTSKVATLSNDIALALAVPSIRIETPVPGTSYVGIEIPNPHRRGIPMRTMIEDDSYRRTKCALPMPFGVTVSGETTVIGLETLPHLLVAGTTGSGKSVFINSCIVGLCSHCTPDELRLILVDPKRVEFAVYDNLPHLLTPPVASPKKAVHTLAWAVNEMERRFSDFESARVRNLEAFNARPNLLPKDRKPHIVIIVDELADLMMTASKEVEDYIVRLAQKARAAGIHLILATQRPSVNVITGLIKANIPARVAFSVATGIDSRTIIDGVGAEKLLGKGDMLFLSTKNPKPVRIQSPWIADDILENWLQYMNNLFGDPVFFEDIEKQSDSGFGNDEELDDKVDDKLEKAVECVLTTGIASASNLQRRLGVGFSRASRLIDMMQTLGIVGKQEGSKARDILVDETEAQERLDEILGK
- a CDS encoding TldD/PmbA family protein — translated: MTDHFNDITDEITGKGAQYCDLYLQSSVAHSVRYEDKKIAELSSVVTEGTGARIVTDGKSFFAHRTGVSSLSAAEALNAALEPSEICGTTYDGGNEKLLEKNVPADKYPVDFLHDIDAELRRRSPAIQQISFRFSQSDKDILIIGPDGLRKSCSRKYTSFAAQIVAEKDGQLQTASERRCMTLEPSAFWEGAAAKDIADAAFDRAMLMLEAKPCPAGKMNVFLAGEAGGTIIHEACGHGLEADIVEKDSSVFKGRLGQRVASELVTMVDDPTICGLYGSYEFDDEGTKASSTLLIENGILKGYLTDRLSASLYGYPATGNGRRQSYRKLPIPRMSNTFLLPGAHKSVEEMCDIARNGLYVKKMGGGEVNPTTGDFVFYVAEAYIIRGGKIKEPVKGATLTGNGPEVLKNICALGDNLVMDPGICGKSGQSVPVTDGQPSMVVKGITVGGREV